From the Leptospira sp. WS60.C2 genome, one window contains:
- a CDS encoding inositol monophosphatase: MGISSPTINFPVDETIKRIEYVKANAMGIIHEAKKIQREVSAIRSDTDADEKERIDAADGKLGDILIRFLQKSFPKDGIVCEDKTPIDGGEFKWVLDPVDGSMNFVRGLPLYAISFGLEHRDTPVGGVVIVPPQESVYSAVMGEGAFKNGEPIVTSRVSELNRAIFSPNLPTKRAHMIQEIMADLSGFLTYARSFRRTGSFVLDVCFIAEGVMDAIWEKTVKHWDVSAISVILSEAGGKLTDLNGVHYYTGLPELVASNGVLHSEILNLLKTVRSSVSRN, encoded by the coding sequence ATGGGCATCTCCTCACCAACGATCAATTTTCCCGTCGATGAAACCATCAAACGAATCGAGTATGTAAAAGCCAATGCGATGGGCATCATCCATGAAGCTAAAAAAATTCAACGAGAAGTATCCGCAATTCGATCAGATACGGATGCAGATGAAAAAGAAAGAATTGATGCCGCCGATGGAAAGTTAGGCGATATTCTCATTCGATTTTTACAAAAATCCTTTCCGAAAGATGGAATTGTTTGTGAAGACAAAACCCCGATAGATGGTGGAGAGTTCAAATGGGTTCTCGATCCAGTGGATGGTTCGATGAATTTTGTGAGGGGATTACCACTGTATGCAATCTCTTTTGGTTTGGAACATAGGGACACTCCTGTTGGTGGTGTAGTCATTGTTCCACCACAGGAATCAGTGTATTCGGCAGTCATGGGTGAGGGCGCTTTTAAGAATGGCGAACCAATTGTCACATCACGAGTGTCGGAACTGAACAGGGCTATTTTTTCACCCAACCTTCCCACGAAAAGAGCTCACATGATCCAAGAAATCATGGCGGATCTTTCTGGATTCTTAACGTATGCAAGGTCCTTTCGTCGGACTGGTTCTTTTGTTTTGGATGTTTGTTTCATTGCAGAAGGGGTAATGGACGCCATTTGGGAAAAAACAGTGAAACATTGGGATGTTTCTGCCATTTCTGTGATTTTATCCGAAGCTGGCGGGAAATTGACTGACTTAAATGGAGTTCATTATTACACAGGACTTCCTGAGTTAGTAGCCTCCAACGGGGTTTTACACTCAGAAATTTTAAATTTATTAAAGACAGTTCGTTCTAGCGTCAGTCGAAATTGA
- a CDS encoding anthranilate synthase component I family protein, which yields MSQSLPKISIPKKPNYTSLSLPEGIEFWELFREIEDQYETCFLLESAGDNQYDSRYSVIGFDPSHLIEGEPGVLQIDGKKYEVKNPYFALREITDYNSLSISYAGGLVGYLGYQSMQFFEPTLKLKPHPDFPAMIFGMYLDGLIYDKFTGELIYFDNGNNRKELVNTILSSLKKPKNKTPKVRVSLSKEGLSKEVHKQMVEEALEEVKAGNTFQCQIGFEEIYSVEGNPLAIYETLREINPSPHMYYVKFGKRVILGASPELLFRLRQGEMESFPLAGTTKRGIDAKEDTLLARRLLTDPKEIAEHNMLIDLHRNDIGRVAKFGTVKVRRRFDIKRFSHVQHISSEVVGILSSKEDMFSGLASSFPAGTLSGAPKIESMKIIERIEKSPRGPYGGAVGSFGFNGDCTFAIPIRSFFVCEGKGFVRASGGIVYDSKPEDEYQEIINKMASVRKALDFHKNQTSSEPKVKG from the coding sequence ATGAGCCAATCACTCCCGAAAATCTCCATTCCTAAAAAACCAAATTACACTTCCTTGAGTTTACCGGAAGGGATCGAGTTTTGGGAACTCTTTCGAGAAATTGAAGATCAGTATGAAACTTGTTTTCTATTAGAATCTGCAGGTGACAATCAATATGACTCTCGTTATTCCGTGATTGGTTTTGATCCATCTCATCTCATTGAAGGAGAACCAGGAGTTCTCCAAATCGACGGCAAAAAATACGAAGTAAAAAATCCGTATTTTGCACTTAGGGAAATAACAGATTATAATTCATTGAGCATCAGTTATGCGGGTGGGCTAGTTGGTTATTTAGGTTACCAAAGTATGCAATTTTTTGAACCAACATTGAAGCTAAAACCGCATCCAGATTTCCCAGCTATGATTTTTGGAATGTACCTCGATGGTTTAATTTATGATAAATTTACAGGTGAACTCATTTACTTTGATAATGGAAATAATCGAAAGGAATTGGTAAACACCATACTAAGCTCCCTAAAAAAACCAAAAAACAAAACTCCTAAAGTAAGGGTATCGCTGTCAAAAGAAGGTCTTTCAAAAGAAGTTCATAAACAAATGGTGGAAGAAGCGTTAGAGGAAGTAAAAGCAGGTAATACCTTCCAATGCCAAATAGGGTTTGAAGAAATATATTCCGTGGAAGGGAATCCACTTGCGATCTATGAAACATTACGTGAGATCAATCCTTCACCTCACATGTATTATGTGAAATTTGGAAAACGTGTGATCCTTGGAGCTAGTCCTGAGTTATTATTTCGTCTGCGACAAGGAGAAATGGAATCATTTCCGCTTGCAGGCACTACCAAACGAGGTATCGATGCAAAGGAAGACACACTTCTTGCTCGAAGGCTTCTTACTGATCCCAAGGAAATTGCCGAACATAATATGTTGATTGATCTTCATCGTAACGATATTGGTCGCGTTGCAAAATTTGGAACAGTTAAGGTGAGACGTAGATTTGATATTAAACGTTTTTCACACGTACAACATATCTCGAGCGAAGTGGTGGGAATTCTTTCCTCCAAAGAAGATATGTTTTCTGGTCTAGCTTCCTCCTTTCCTGCCGGAACTTTGTCGGGTGCACCAAAAATTGAATCGATGAAAATCATTGAACGCATTGAAAAATCACCTCGCGGACCATACGGCGGGGCAGTGGGCAGTTTTGGTTTCAATGGTGATTGTACGTTTGCCATTCCCATTCGAAGTTTCTTTGTTTGTGAGGGAAAGGGTTTTGTGCGTGCTTCTGGCGGTATTGTATACGATTCCAAACCAGAAGACGAATATCAAGAAATCATCAATAAAATGGCGTCCGTTCGCAAAGCCTTAGACTTCCATAAAAATCAAACGTCGTCAGAGCCGAAGGTAAAAGGATAG
- a CDS encoding superoxide dismutase: MEHKLPELPYAKDALAPHISAETLEFHYGKHHQTYVTNLNNLIKGTEFENATLEEIVKKSSGGIFNNAAQVWNHTFYWHSLSPNGGGAPKGAVADLITKSFGSFDAFKEKFSQSAVTNFGSGWTWLVKKGDGLEIVNTSNAGSPLKDGLQALLTIDVWEHAYYIDFRNARPKYVEAFWNLVNWDFANKNL; encoded by the coding sequence ATGGAACATAAACTCCCAGAACTTCCTTATGCTAAGGATGCACTCGCTCCCCATATTTCCGCAGAAACTCTTGAGTTTCACTATGGAAAACATCACCAAACTTACGTTACGAACTTAAACAACCTAATCAAAGGCACTGAATTTGAAAATGCGACTTTGGAAGAAATTGTGAAAAAGTCCTCTGGCGGTATTTTTAACAATGCAGCACAAGTATGGAACCACACTTTCTACTGGCATTCCTTGTCTCCCAATGGTGGTGGAGCTCCAAAAGGTGCAGTGGCAGATCTTATCACAAAATCTTTTGGTTCATTTGATGCATTCAAAGAAAAATTCTCCCAATCTGCCGTTACAAACTTTGGTTCAGGTTGGACTTGGCTTGTGAAAAAAGGGGATGGACTTGAAATCGTGAATACAAGTAACGCTGGAAGCCCACTCAAAGACGGATTACAAGCACTCCTTACGATTGACGTATGGGAACATGCCTATTACATCGATTTCCGAAATGCTCGACCAAAATATGTGGAAGCATTCTGGAATTTGGTAAACTGGGACTTCGCAAACAAAAATCTTTAA